The following are from one region of the Pseudomonadales bacterium genome:
- the dprA gene encoding DNA-processing protein DprA has product MAILSEQRSRAALARLLAEHGDAWTALSRLQPLRGPLLVNNLLHLCAQSAVALLVQDSPEYPARLGSIPDPPLILHYQGNTELLNRPAIAIVGTRRASAYGLQFAQQLAADLAARGAVIVSGLALGIDSAAHRGALISQGATVGVLGSGLERIAPVSNLGLARRILEAGGGLLSEYPLARSALPHHFPERNRLISGLSAGVIVVEASLRSGSLITARCALEQGREVMAVPGAAGLNGNAGCHRLLRQGAALVESAADVFDALGLISDQIPERFEDGIRAALSRNAQRILELLGPGPLDTDQLGARLNLATQEIAVAITELELEGFVARSGEGYIRRPS; this is encoded by the coding sequence TTGGCCATCCTGTCAGAACAGAGGTCCCGGGCAGCGCTGGCGCGACTGCTGGCCGAGCACGGCGATGCGTGGACGGCTTTGTCCCGCCTGCAGCCGCTGCGTGGTCCGTTGCTGGTGAACAATCTGCTGCATCTCTGCGCTCAGAGCGCAGTCGCCCTCCTCGTTCAGGACAGTCCGGAGTATCCGGCGCGCCTCGGCAGCATTCCGGATCCGCCGCTGATTCTCCACTACCAGGGCAACACCGAGCTGTTGAACAGACCCGCAATCGCCATCGTCGGGACCCGGCGTGCCAGCGCTTACGGTCTGCAGTTTGCGCAACAGCTCGCAGCAGATCTTGCGGCTCGAGGTGCTGTCATCGTCAGTGGCCTGGCGCTGGGCATTGACAGCGCCGCGCATCGCGGTGCCCTGATTTCGCAAGGTGCTACTGTCGGGGTGCTGGGCAGCGGGCTCGAGCGCATCGCGCCGGTGTCCAACCTGGGCCTGGCACGACGGATACTGGAGGCAGGTGGGGGTCTGCTCAGCGAGTACCCGCTGGCGCGCTCCGCGCTGCCGCACCACTTTCCTGAACGCAACCGCCTCATCAGCGGACTGAGTGCCGGGGTCATCGTGGTGGAGGCTTCGCTGCGCAGCGGTTCGCTGATTACTGCGCGTTGTGCCCTCGAGCAGGGTCGGGAAGTGATGGCGGTACCGGGTGCGGCAGGGCTGAATGGCAATGCGGGTTGTCACCGGCTGCTGCGTCAGGGTGCTGCGCTGGTGGAAAGTGCGGCGGATGTCTTCGATGCTCTGGGGCTGATCAGCGACCAGATACCGGAGCGTTTCGAAGACGGTATCAGGGCCGCGCTGAGCAGGAACGCACAGCGCATCCTCGAGCTGCTCGGTCCCGGTCCGCTGGACACCGACCAGCTCGGCGCCCGCCTGAATCTGGCCACCCAGGAGATTGCTGTGGCGATCACCGAGCTCGAGCTTGAGGGGTTTGTCGCTCGCAGCGGTGAGGGGTATATTCGCCGGCCTTCCTGA
- a CDS encoding L-threonylcarbamoyladenylate synthase, whose protein sequence is MPAGTGPACTAGGWHITVAVRVLRSGGIVLHATEGVWGLACDPFNARAVTRLLAIKRRPVNKGLILIGSTADCFEPELLLVDPASRTRIEATWPGAVTWILPQQRFPAWITGEHETVAVRVPGHPQARALAAGFGGPLVSTSANAGGQKPAGNRWQALRFASRSEPAVDYMLPGEVLGLRGPSAIRTPEGATLRESAGAVRH, encoded by the coding sequence ATGCCTGCCGGGACCGGTCCTGCCTGCACGGCGGGTGGCTGGCACATTACAGTGGCGGTGCGCGTTCTGCGATCGGGCGGCATCGTGCTCCACGCTACAGAAGGCGTATGGGGTCTCGCCTGCGACCCCTTCAATGCGCGCGCTGTTACGCGCCTGCTGGCGATCAAGCGACGCCCCGTCAACAAGGGACTGATTCTGATCGGGTCCACAGCCGACTGTTTCGAGCCGGAGCTGTTGCTGGTCGACCCGGCTTCGCGCACGCGGATCGAAGCCACCTGGCCCGGCGCCGTAACCTGGATTCTGCCGCAACAGCGGTTCCCGGCGTGGATCACAGGTGAACACGAAACGGTCGCGGTGCGGGTACCGGGTCATCCCCAGGCGCGCGCGCTGGCTGCGGGCTTCGGCGGCCCCCTGGTTTCCACTTCCGCCAATGCGGGCGGACAGAAGCCTGCGGGTAATCGCTGGCAGGCACTGCGCTTCGCCAGCCGATCCGAACCTGCCGTCGACTACATGCTTCCGGGCGAGGTGCTGGGATTGCGGGGACCCAGTGCAATCCGCACCCCGGAAGGTGCCACCCTGCGGGAATCTGCAGGCGCGGTCCGGCACTGA
- a CDS encoding YheV family putative metal-binding protein, with protein MSRRRFIAGAVCPECGETDRLVVETLHPVEPADPGADDASAGRSSAGRGPGKEYRRCVNCGFIDEKPVAGAGAPRTRLDGGLKRPAEDPATPADPVRIIDPRRG; from the coding sequence TTGAGCCGCAGGCGCTTCATTGCAGGAGCGGTGTGTCCCGAGTGCGGCGAAACGGATCGCCTGGTGGTGGAGACGCTGCACCCTGTGGAACCGGCGGACCCCGGTGCCGACGACGCGTCCGCCGGGCGATCCTCCGCCGGGCGTGGACCCGGGAAGGAATACCGTCGCTGCGTGAACTGTGGGTTTATCGATGAGAAGCCGGTGGCGGGGGCCGGCGCGCCGCGAACCCGCCTCGACGGTGGGCTGAAACGGCCGGCTGAAGATCCCGCCACACCTGCAGATCCGGTGCGCATCATCGATCCGCGGCGGGGCTGA
- the aroE gene encoding shikimate dehydrogenase produces MATPGTDRYAVIGNPIGHSLSPRIHSLFAEQTGQRLQYDRLLAPLDGFREAAAGFFAAGGRGLNVTVPFKLEAAAWVDELDEDARFAGAVNTIRLLPGGALEGFNTDGPGLVADLGRHVRSGVKLNILLLGAGGAARGVARPLARALASRLVIANRTPERAGQIAAALSAQIPGLEVSGGGLEAPSGAFDLVINASSAGLDDQAPAIDPALARGALCYDMVYGAETAFCRWARRAGARVAVDGLGMLVEQAALAFELWRGVRPETGPVLTALREDGST; encoded by the coding sequence ATGGCAACACCCGGGACAGACCGCTACGCGGTAATCGGCAACCCGATCGGCCATTCCCTGTCGCCGCGCATTCACAGCCTGTTCGCAGAGCAGACCGGCCAGCGCCTGCAGTACGACCGTCTGCTCGCACCGCTGGATGGCTTTCGGGAAGCGGCAGCTGGGTTTTTCGCAGCCGGTGGCCGGGGCCTGAATGTAACCGTGCCGTTCAAGCTCGAAGCTGCGGCCTGGGTGGACGAACTGGACGAAGACGCGCGCTTTGCAGGCGCGGTGAATACGATACGACTGCTCCCGGGCGGAGCGTTGGAGGGCTTCAACACCGACGGTCCGGGGCTGGTCGCCGACCTTGGACGCCATGTCAGGTCCGGGGTGAAACTGAACATTCTGCTGCTGGGTGCCGGTGGCGCGGCCCGGGGTGTGGCCCGGCCGCTGGCCAGGGCGCTGGCCAGCCGGCTGGTGATTGCCAATCGGACCCCGGAGCGCGCCGGACAGATCGCTGCGGCACTGAGCGCTCAGATACCGGGTCTGGAAGTTTCCGGCGGTGGTCTGGAAGCGCCTTCGGGTGCCTTTGATCTGGTCATCAACGCAAGCTCTGCCGGTCTCGATGATCAGGCACCGGCCATTGACCCGGCGCTGGCCAGGGGTGCCCTCTGCTACGACATGGTTTATGGCGCTGAGACGGCTTTCTGCCGCTGGGCTCGGAGGGCCGGGGCCCGTGTCGCGGTCGATGGGCTGGGCATGCTGGTGGAACAGGCAGCGCTGGCTTTCGAGCTGTGGCGGGGTGTGCGCCCGGAAACCGGGCCCGTGCTGACTGCACTGAGAGAGGATGGATCAACTTGA
- the purE gene encoding 5-(carboxyamino)imidazole ribonucleotide mutase, translated as MSFVAILMGSKNDWPTMRSASEVLESLGIRYEVRVSSAHRTPAQTAAYVADAVSRDCAVFICGAGMAAHLAGAVAAHTTRPVIGVPIDAGPLAGFDALLSTVQMPGGIPVATVAVGKAGAKNAGYLAAQMLALSDAALGKRLIADREANQQKIAEQNEALQKEL; from the coding sequence ATGAGTTTTGTCGCCATTCTGATGGGATCGAAAAACGACTGGCCCACCATGCGCAGTGCCAGCGAAGTGCTGGAGAGCCTCGGCATCCGCTATGAAGTTCGGGTCAGCTCTGCACATCGCACGCCTGCACAGACGGCAGCCTATGTTGCCGATGCGGTAAGCAGAGACTGTGCTGTGTTCATCTGCGGCGCAGGCATGGCCGCGCACCTGGCCGGCGCAGTTGCCGCGCACACCACCCGGCCCGTGATTGGTGTGCCGATCGACGCCGGCCCACTGGCGGGATTCGATGCACTGTTGTCCACCGTGCAGATGCCCGGCGGTATCCCGGTGGCCACGGTTGCCGTGGGTAAGGCTGGAGCGAAGAATGCGGGTTATCTGGCCGCCCAGATGCTGGCGCTGTCGGATGCAGCGCTGGGCAAACGGCTGATCGCCGACCGGGAGGCAAATCAGCAGAAGATCGCGGAGCAGAACGAGGCGCTGCAAAAGGAACTGTGA
- a CDS encoding LysM peptidoglycan-binding domain-containing protein gives MRKMRTLRQVLLGLAVSIAALAWSATGDLSQYLKADHPDVYTVVKGDTLWDISGKFLQRPWLWPELWRNNPQIENPHLIYPGDRIALVYIDGQPRLMLERGDAGRTVRMTPSDTETLHPEIRYEPLESAIPAIRLDAIQGFLVQNRVVDPEVLSNAPYVVQGESERLILGAGDRLYIRGLLPESESFNLVRRGPLYVDPQTNEVLGREATYIGLGQVVGQEADIATMIMSDTREEVQIGDRVLPTEERRVDSTFFPSAPSQSIRGEIISVFGGVTQVGQYDVVVINRGEREMLKVGNVFAIYKKGELARDRIAKQMVQLPSERAGIMMVFRTFEKLAYALVLATERPLEVGDEIRNP, from the coding sequence ATGAGGAAGATGCGCACCTTACGCCAGGTCCTGCTCGGTCTGGCTGTCAGCATTGCCGCATTGGCATGGAGTGCGACCGGGGATCTGAGTCAATATCTCAAGGCCGATCACCCGGACGTCTACACAGTGGTAAAGGGCGACACGCTCTGGGACATCTCCGGAAAATTTCTGCAGCGGCCCTGGCTGTGGCCCGAACTGTGGCGCAACAATCCCCAGATCGAAAATCCGCATCTCATCTATCCCGGTGACCGCATCGCGCTGGTTTATATCGATGGTCAGCCTCGACTCATGCTGGAGCGCGGTGACGCCGGACGCACCGTGCGCATGACGCCTTCAGACACCGAGACGCTGCATCCTGAGATCCGTTACGAGCCCCTGGAGTCTGCGATCCCGGCCATCCGCCTCGATGCCATTCAGGGATTCCTGGTGCAGAACCGGGTTGTGGATCCCGAGGTACTCTCGAATGCGCCTTATGTCGTGCAGGGTGAAAGCGAGCGGCTGATTCTGGGCGCCGGTGACCGGCTCTATATCCGCGGTCTGCTGCCGGAAAGCGAAAGCTTCAACCTGGTGCGGCGGGGCCCGCTTTACGTCGATCCGCAGACGAATGAGGTGCTGGGTCGCGAAGCAACCTACATCGGACTCGGTCAGGTGGTCGGTCAGGAGGCGGATATTGCCACCATGATCATGAGTGATACCCGGGAAGAAGTTCAGATTGGTGACCGTGTACTGCCGACCGAAGAGCGCCGGGTCGACTCGACCTTTTTCCCGAGCGCACCCTCCCAGTCGATCCGGGGTGAGATCATTTCGGTGTTCGGCGGTGTGACCCAGGTCGGTCAGTACGACGTGGTGGTGATCAACCGCGGTGAGCGGGAAATGCTGAAAGTCGGGAACGTGTTCGCCATCTACAAGAAGGGCGAACTGGCCCGGGACCGGATCGCGAAACAGATGGTGCAGCTGCCGAGCGAGCGTGCCGGGATCATGATGGTGTTCCGCACCTTCGAGAAGCTGGCTTACGCTCTGGTTCTGGCCACCGAGCGACCTCTGGAAGTCGGAGACGAAATCCGCAACCCTTAA
- the def gene encoding peptide deformylase, with protein sequence MAILQILEYPDPRLRTRASAVAHVDDGLRDFIDSLFETMYAAPGIGLAASQVNVHKRIIVVDVSENRDEPHAFINPELTLLGERIETEEGCLSVPGFYEPVIRSERVRVEALNREGAPISLELDGMLAVCVQHECDHLEGKLFVDYLSNLKRSRIRRKLEKQHRERA encoded by the coding sequence ATGGCCATACTGCAGATTCTCGAATACCCGGATCCCCGCCTGCGCACCAGGGCGAGCGCCGTTGCTCATGTGGATGACGGCCTGCGCGACTTTATCGACAGCCTGTTTGAAACCATGTACGCCGCACCAGGCATCGGCCTCGCAGCCAGTCAGGTGAATGTCCACAAACGCATCATCGTCGTGGATGTCTCGGAAAACCGGGATGAGCCGCACGCTTTCATCAATCCTGAGCTGACCCTGCTCGGGGAGCGGATCGAGACGGAAGAGGGTTGTCTTTCCGTGCCGGGCTTCTATGAACCGGTGATCCGTTCGGAGCGGGTCCGGGTTGAGGCACTGAATCGGGAAGGTGCCCCCATTTCCCTGGAGCTTGACGGGATGCTGGCGGTCTGTGTCCAGCACGAATGCGACCATCTCGAGGGCAAGCTGTTCGTCGACTACCTTTCCAACCTGAAGCGCTCGCGGATTCGCAGGAAGCTCGAAAAGCAGCACAGAGAGCGCGCCTGA
- the fmt gene encoding methionyl-tRNA formyltransferase gives MSAPLRLGFAGTPAFAATILERLLGAGFPVHLVLTQPDRPTGRGRKLQPSPVKVLAQSHNIPLRQPSSLRRESLVDDRLDVLIVAAYGLLLPAHILTAPRLGCVNVHASLLPRWRGAAPVERAIMAGDETTGVCIMRMDEGLDTGPVYARVELPIAADISGGELETELAKLGAELLIDVLPRLETLMPQPQSEVGANYARKLSPADSRVDWQRSAWEIERQIRAMRDRAPVTLFGVRSDTIRPAEPAGPTPGARPDRNAVLRIRLLAAAVLDTAPLETTAQRGAPAETSTSAPVEPGTLTATDGQHIDVRCGSGLLRITRVQLDRGKGRPLDARSALNGFGEYFTPGARLLAADPTADTGHGGR, from the coding sequence GTGAGTGCCCCACTTCGTCTGGGTTTCGCGGGGACACCGGCATTTGCAGCCACCATTCTTGAGCGACTGCTCGGTGCAGGTTTCCCCGTTCATCTGGTCCTCACCCAGCCGGATCGTCCCACCGGTCGCGGCCGCAAACTCCAGCCCAGTCCCGTCAAGGTGCTGGCCCAGAGTCACAACATCCCGTTGCGGCAGCCGTCGTCTCTGCGGCGTGAATCTCTCGTCGACGACCGCCTCGATGTCCTGATCGTCGCCGCCTATGGTCTGCTGCTTCCCGCACACATTCTCACCGCCCCCCGCCTGGGCTGCGTCAACGTGCACGCCTCGCTGCTGCCCCGCTGGCGCGGCGCGGCTCCGGTGGAGCGCGCCATCATGGCCGGGGATGAGACGACCGGGGTCTGCATCATGAGGATGGATGAAGGGCTGGATACCGGACCGGTCTATGCGCGGGTGGAACTGCCCATCGCTGCGGACATCAGCGGCGGCGAGCTCGAAACCGAGCTGGCAAAGCTGGGTGCGGAGCTGCTGATCGACGTCCTGCCCCGGCTCGAGACCCTGATGCCCCAGCCTCAATCCGAAGTGGGCGCTAACTACGCGCGTAAGCTCAGTCCGGCAGACAGCCGTGTCGACTGGCAGCGCAGTGCCTGGGAAATCGAGCGGCAGATCCGGGCCATGAGGGACCGCGCCCCGGTCACGCTGTTCGGCGTCCGGTCCGACACAATCCGGCCCGCTGAACCGGCAGGCCCGACTCCGGGTGCGAGGCCCGACCGCAACGCGGTGCTGCGCATCCGGCTGCTGGCAGCGGCGGTCCTGGACACTGCGCCACTGGAAACGACGGCGCAGCGCGGGGCACCAGCGGAGACCAGCACATCCGCGCCTGTCGAGCCAGGTACCCTCACAGCCACAGACGGACAGCACATCGACGTACGTTGTGGCAGTGGCCTGCTGCGCATCACCCGGGTACAGCTCGATCGAGGCAAGGGCCGGCCGCTCGACGCCCGCAGTGCCCTCAATGGCTTCGGAGAATACTTTACACCCGGTGCACGCCTACTGGCCGCAGACCCGACGGCGGATACCGGACATGGCGGACGCTAA